The following proteins come from a genomic window of Terribacillus aidingensis:
- a CDS encoding sugar transferase: protein MAESKQQILKTVNVNTVLNDDSKSYLISKRIMDVILSLIGIILLLPVFVLISIIIKIEDYNGSVFFYQERVGKNGRKFNMYKFRSMVSNAEELKATLINENEADGPVFKIKNDPRITKIGRVLRKTSLDELPQLFNVLIGDMSLVGPRPPLPEEVKLYTDYEKQRLIVIPGLTCYWQIGGRSNISFREWIELDLKYIRERNLWIDIKLILKTVFVLFGSKNAY, encoded by the coding sequence ATGGCGGAGTCTAAGCAACAAATACTAAAAACAGTAAACGTAAATACTGTTTTGAATGATGATAGTAAATCATATCTTATTTCAAAAAGGATTATGGATGTTATCTTGTCGCTAATAGGAATCATATTGCTTCTTCCGGTTTTTGTATTAATTTCAATAATTATAAAGATTGAAGATTATAATGGGTCAGTATTTTTCTATCAAGAAAGAGTCGGAAAGAATGGTCGTAAATTTAATATGTATAAGTTTCGTTCAATGGTGTCCAATGCAGAAGAATTAAAAGCAACCTTAATAAATGAGAATGAAGCGGATGGACCTGTATTTAAAATTAAAAATGACCCCCGAATCACAAAAATTGGTAGGGTATTAAGGAAAACTAGTCTAGATGAATTGCCGCAATTATTCAATGTATTAATCGGTGATATGAGCTTAGTTGGTCCAAGACCTCCGTTACCAGAGGAAGTTAAACTCTATACAGATTATGAAAAGCAAAGGCTCATTGTTATACCTGGCTTAACCTGTTATTGGCAAATTGGAGGTAGAAGTAATATAAGTTTTAGAGAATGGATTGAGTTAGATTTAAAATATATACGTGAAAGAAACTTATGGATTGATATAAAGCTTATACTTAAAACAGTGTTTGTTTTATTTGGTTCAAAAAATGCTTACTGA
- a CDS encoding CpsB/CapC family capsule biosynthesis tyrosine phosphatase, with amino-acid sequence MIDIHCHILPGVDDGARTLEDSIEMAKSAAAQGIHTIVATPHHRNNQFDNYREDILTRVDELNRILEEENIEVNILPGQETRIYGDLAEGLSAKEILPVNLDTPYILVELPTSTVPKYTNKLLYDLQVEGYMPVIVHPERNSELLSKPDKLYELVKSGVLTQVTAASIVGKFGKKIRNFSHEIIQSNLTHFIASDAHNIRSRGFIMRDAFQEIEDTYGEDLIYSYIENAELMVAGETIVGDLPERIVRRKILGIF; translated from the coding sequence ATGATAGATATTCATTGCCATATACTTCCGGGTGTTGATGATGGAGCAAGAACATTGGAAGACAGTATAGAAATGGCAAAGTCAGCGGCGGCACAAGGTATTCATACCATTGTCGCTACCCCGCATCACCGCAATAATCAATTTGATAATTATCGAGAAGACATCCTTACGCGTGTAGATGAATTAAACAGAATCTTAGAGGAAGAAAATATAGAAGTTAATATCCTGCCAGGACAAGAAACCAGAATATATGGTGACCTTGCTGAAGGGTTATCAGCCAAAGAAATTTTACCCGTGAATCTTGATACTCCTTATATCCTTGTTGAATTACCTACCTCAACTGTTCCTAAGTATACGAACAAACTGCTTTATGATCTTCAAGTGGAAGGTTACATGCCCGTAATCGTGCACCCTGAACGTAATAGTGAATTGCTGTCCAAGCCAGACAAGCTTTATGAACTTGTAAAAAGTGGAGTACTGACTCAAGTGACTGCAGCAAGCATAGTAGGGAAGTTTGGAAAGAAAATACGGAATTTTAGCCACGAAATTATTCAATCTAATCTTACTCATTTTATAGCTTCTGATGCACATAATATTCGTAGTAGAGGATTTATCATGCGAGATGCGTTTCAAGAAATTGAAGATACATATGGCGAAGATCTTATCTATAGTTATATAGAAAATGCGGAACTTATGGTTGCAGGTGAAACAATAGTAGGGGATTTACCTGAAAGAATAGTTAGAAGAAAAATTCTTGGCATTTTCTAA
- a CDS encoding glycosyltransferase has protein sequence MYKICLVNDGFDLGGVQRVTTELANALNKNDNEVTVLDFSGKNYYYYKLASSIKKPNAIRKRTINRKIITKFKNYKYKITGDPIKASLIFKDQYKDLLKYLKVNNFDFIIVCQGNLTAAIPLIKKASPFSKIVAWQHNNYDVYMNKYYSNIIDDYCMGLEKADLVVCLTNEDVSEFARHNSNTISIYNPLTLTEPKVSNLNNKNIIFVGRLEIQQKGLDYLLEISKHLNPEWKIIIAGDGSDRKKFERLIKNNNLIEKIKLLGALSSEELADLYATGSIFISTSRWEGFGLVITEAMASGLPIVSFNNSGPKEITGEGRYGILIDKYDCNEFINAVNNLINNKSERVNLHTLSLERSKDFSISSIERIWIKELNKLKAKEYRLINNNE, from the coding sequence ATGTATAAGATTTGTTTAGTTAATGATGGATTTGATCTTGGTGGTGTCCAAAGAGTAACTACAGAGTTAGCCAACGCATTAAATAAAAATGATAATGAAGTTACCGTTTTGGATTTCTCTGGAAAGAATTATTATTACTATAAACTTGCTAGTAGCATAAAAAAACCAAACGCAATTAGAAAGAGGACAATAAATAGAAAGATAATTACGAAATTCAAAAATTATAAATACAAAATTACAGGTGATCCTATAAAGGCTAGTTTGATATTTAAGGATCAATACAAAGACCTACTAAAATATCTAAAAGTGAATAATTTTGATTTCATTATTGTTTGTCAAGGCAACTTAACTGCAGCTATACCGTTAATAAAGAAAGCAAGTCCTTTTAGCAAAATAGTAGCCTGGCAACACAATAATTATGATGTTTATATGAATAAGTACTATAGCAATATTATTGACGATTACTGTATGGGATTAGAAAAAGCTGATTTAGTAGTATGTTTAACTAATGAAGATGTAAGTGAATTTGCAAGGCATAATTCTAATACCATTAGTATATACAACCCTTTGACATTGACAGAACCAAAAGTAAGTAATCTCAACAATAAAAATATTATATTCGTCGGAAGGTTAGAAATTCAACAAAAAGGACTAGATTATTTATTGGAAATTTCTAAACATCTGAATCCAGAATGGAAAATAATTATCGCAGGTGATGGTTCAGATAGGAAGAAATTCGAAAGATTAATAAAAAATAATAATCTAATAGAAAAAATAAAACTGTTAGGGGCTTTATCTTCAGAAGAATTAGCAGATCTTTACGCAACAGGTTCGATCTTTATCTCTACTTCAAGATGGGAAGGGTTTGGTTTAGTAATAACCGAAGCAATGGCTTCGGGATTACCTATTGTTAGTTTTAATAACAGTGGTCCAAAAGAGATTACAGGAGAGGGGAGGTATGGCATCTTAATAGATAAATATGATTGTAATGAATTTATTAATGCTGTTAATAACTTGATAAATAATAAAAGTGAAAGAGTTAACTTGCACACATTGAGTCTGGAGAGATCAAAAGATTTTTCTATTAGTAGTATAGAACGTATATGGATTAAAGAGTTGAATAAGTTAAAGGCAAAGGAGTATAGACTCATTAATAATAATGAATAA
- a CDS encoding glycosyltransferase yields MAIYHPWIYLKGGAEKTILELVHRSRHDWIIYTNRYEKDNTFPEFDNLEVNELLRVPVKRDIFNVTAAALRILFQKRIDFKSDLLMISSEGLGDFINFKKQRNLPSVCFCHTPLKIIHDKHTQNRYLELNGNKAKLKLLFFGTVFKTIDKIAWKKFERVICNSQEVKNRVLNADLADDSIISIANPGVDIEKYSSWKVKSGDYLLIPGRIMWTKNIELGIKAYLKSQAPKKNIKLIIAGAVDKKSEQYFEELQSYLRNSDLISFRVSPSSEELLELYKDSMAVLFTAPNEDWGIVPLEGMAAGKPVIAINQGGPKESIINEVTGYLADNNIDDYKSAIDKLINNENKLQMGLNAREHVQKFSWDNFTKVIDDEIDSLILQRGKL; encoded by the coding sequence GTGGCTATTTATCATCCTTGGATTTATTTAAAAGGAGGAGCCGAGAAAACTATCTTAGAACTAGTTCATAGAAGTAGACATGACTGGATAATCTATACAAATCGTTATGAGAAAGACAACACTTTTCCAGAATTTGATAATTTAGAAGTGAATGAGCTTCTTAGAGTTCCTGTTAAGAGAGATATTTTTAATGTTACAGCAGCGGCACTACGTATACTATTCCAAAAACGAATAGATTTTAAGTCAGATCTTTTAATGATATCAAGTGAAGGGCTAGGAGATTTCATAAACTTTAAGAAGCAAAGAAATTTGCCAAGTGTTTGTTTCTGTCACACACCTTTGAAAATAATACATGATAAACATACTCAAAATAGATATCTCGAATTAAATGGAAACAAAGCAAAACTGAAGCTATTATTTTTTGGGACAGTTTTTAAGACTATTGATAAAATTGCATGGAAGAAATTTGAAAGAGTTATTTGTAATAGTCAAGAAGTGAAGAACAGAGTTCTAAATGCAGATTTAGCTGATGATTCAATTATATCAATCGCAAACCCGGGTGTGGATATTGAAAAGTATAGCTCCTGGAAAGTGAAAAGTGGGGATTACCTTCTTATACCAGGAAGGATAATGTGGACTAAAAATATAGAGCTTGGTATAAAGGCCTATCTTAAATCGCAGGCTCCTAAGAAAAATATAAAACTTATAATTGCTGGTGCAGTAGATAAAAAAAGTGAACAATACTTTGAGGAGTTACAATCTTATTTAAGAAATTCTGATTTGATCTCATTTAGAGTGTCCCCTTCTTCTGAGGAATTACTGGAATTGTACAAAGATAGTATGGCGGTTTTATTTACAGCTCCAAATGAGGACTGGGGAATTGTTCCTTTAGAGGGGATGGCTGCTGGGAAACCTGTAATTGCCATAAATCAAGGTGGTCCCAAAGAGAGCATAATTAATGAAGTCACTGGTTATTTGGCAGATAATAATATTGATGATTATAAAAGTGCTATAGACAAACTAATTAATAATGAAAACAAGTTACAAATGGGTTTAAATGCAAGGGAACATGTTCAAAAATTCAGCTGGGATAACTTTACAAAAGTGATTGATGACGAAATTGACAGCTTAATACTCCAGAGGGGGAAATTATGA
- a CDS encoding glycosyltransferase family 1 protein, which translates to MKKVLIDAHNVGVRTAGNEVYFENLVMGLSKNNNKLDLSVLIKDDKWVPHNINKVDLKSNSVVLQRGLEIPYQVKKGNFDLLHVPFAIPPVNFSKTLVTVHDILFEDFKEFFSKSTLKRLKLTTPITTRKCTHITTVSNYSKESIMEKYGIEEQKITMIPNSLSLSFENALNTVTSDTIHKTKRELNIIEDYILFVGTVQPRKNIARIIESFKFSNAYNDLKLVIAGGRGWLYEEIFSLVKELNIENRVIFTGSISDIELANLYKGSTMLVYPTIAEGFGIPLLEAMASGIPIITSNTTALPEVAGKAAIYVDPYNISEISDAIRTLLHESKTRDDLVEQGTKELSRYSRDKTSVELVRLYEKILGE; encoded by the coding sequence ATGAAGAAAGTACTAATTGATGCTCATAATGTCGGAGTTAGAACAGCAGGAAATGAAGTATATTTTGAAAATTTAGTTATGGGTCTTAGTAAGAATAATAATAAATTAGACTTATCAGTTTTAATTAAGGATGATAAATGGGTGCCTCATAATATTAATAAAGTGGACTTAAAATCTAATTCAGTTGTGTTGCAGAGAGGTCTTGAGATTCCTTATCAAGTTAAAAAAGGCAATTTTGATTTACTTCATGTGCCTTTTGCTATTCCACCAGTAAATTTCTCTAAGACATTGGTTACAGTTCACGATATATTATTTGAAGATTTTAAAGAGTTCTTTTCTAAAAGCACTTTAAAGAGATTAAAACTAACAACTCCTATTACTACAAGAAAATGCACACATATAACTACGGTTTCTAATTATTCTAAAGAATCTATTATGGAAAAGTACGGAATTGAAGAACAGAAAATAACAATGATCCCAAACTCTCTCAGCTTATCTTTTGAAAATGCTTTGAATACTGTTACATCGGACACTATACATAAAACTAAAAGAGAATTAAACATTATAGAAGACTATATTCTTTTTGTTGGTACAGTTCAACCTAGAAAGAATATAGCTAGAATTATTGAGAGTTTTAAGTTCTCTAATGCTTACAATGATCTCAAATTAGTTATTGCAGGTGGGAGAGGATGGCTGTATGAAGAAATATTTAGTCTTGTGAAGGAATTAAATATTGAGAACCGAGTTATATTTACCGGTTCTATTAGTGATATTGAACTTGCAAATTTATATAAAGGCAGCACGATGTTAGTATATCCAACAATAGCAGAAGGCTTTGGTATACCACTTTTAGAAGCAATGGCTTCTGGTATCCCTATAATAACATCAAACACAACAGCTTTGCCTGAAGTAGCAGGGAAGGCAGCCATTTATGTTGATCCTTACAATATATCTGAAATAAGTGACGCAATTAGGACTCTTCTTCATGAAAGTAAAACCAGAGATGATTTAGTTGAGCAAGGTACTAAGGAACTATCGAGGTATTCCAGAGATAAAACCAGTGTGGAATTAGTAAGACTATATGAAAAGATATTGGGGGAATAA
- a CDS encoding glycosyltransferase — translation MLKNKKILFASHTLMNGPFVVGSHHLARELSKQNDVIHLSSPVTPLHFAKWKDKVTNYKLKRSLRNQRVKINDNLIDIVPFSLIPWKMSRHFFNSSKLNYTCSTMIPGIKSDIFQHVDVLILDQPSFIGIESIINPKITIYRPTDLYTDMEDDEVIRKAEALIMNNADALIGTSEPVLNKIRLLNKKIPRQLIENGVEFEHFNTYRPEPKDYAHIKGPKAVYMGAIDKRLDMNAIFELARGIPELNLILIGPYEEKDIRLIRYEKNIFLFGTREYRDLPGYLQAADIGLLPLSDHPSNQGRSPMKLYEYAASGIPVVAKKTTELERRKDNFISIYSDYKELINTVKRLLDDASLESNVIKEEARKYSWENRALLLSEFIEGLNKL, via the coding sequence ATGTTAAAGAATAAGAAAATACTTTTTGCGAGTCATACTTTAATGAATGGACCATTCGTTGTAGGCTCTCATCACCTTGCTAGAGAGCTGTCAAAACAAAATGACGTTATACATCTTAGTTCACCAGTAACGCCTCTTCATTTTGCAAAATGGAAAGATAAAGTAACTAACTATAAGCTGAAGAGATCGTTAAGGAATCAAAGGGTCAAGATAAATGACAATTTAATTGATATAGTACCTTTTTCTTTAATTCCATGGAAAATGTCAAGGCACTTCTTCAACTCGTCTAAATTGAACTATACATGTAGTACTATGATCCCTGGAATAAAAAGCGATATATTCCAGCATGTTGATGTATTAATATTAGATCAACCAAGTTTTATAGGCATTGAGAGTATTATTAACCCGAAGATAACAATTTATAGACCCACAGATTTGTATACGGATATGGAAGATGATGAAGTAATAAGAAAAGCGGAAGCACTTATTATGAATAATGCAGATGCTCTAATTGGAACATCTGAACCTGTACTGAATAAGATCAGGCTATTAAATAAAAAGATTCCAAGACAGCTTATTGAAAATGGTGTTGAATTCGAACACTTTAATACATATAGGCCTGAACCTAAGGATTATGCACATATAAAAGGACCAAAAGCAGTTTATATGGGAGCAATTGATAAAAGACTTGATATGAATGCAATCTTTGAACTAGCAAGAGGTATTCCGGAGTTGAATTTAATTTTAATAGGTCCTTATGAAGAAAAAGACATACGACTTATTAGGTATGAAAAAAACATCTTTTTGTTTGGAACTCGTGAATACCGAGATTTACCTGGATATTTGCAAGCAGCAGATATTGGACTATTACCTTTATCAGATCATCCTTCTAACCAAGGTAGAAGTCCTATGAAACTCTATGAATATGCAGCTTCTGGAATACCGGTAGTAGCAAAAAAAACCACTGAATTAGAAAGACGTAAAGATAACTTTATAAGTATATATTCAGATTACAAGGAGCTTATTAATACTGTAAAAAGATTGCTCGATGATGCTTCACTTGAATCAAATGTAATTAAAGAAGAAGCCAGAAAATATTCATGGGAAAATCGTGCTTTACTTTTAAGTGAATTTATCGAAGGACTAAATAAACTATAA
- a CDS encoding Wzz/FepE/Etk N-terminal domain-containing protein: MEETISLKEIFAVLKKRTLMILSLIVSFAAIAFLVSYFLITPTYQASASVVVNQEENVDVSTLNNAIQSNISLINTYKIVMTSPVILDEVSKEMNLSLSSSELAEKLEVASEADTQIITVTATDTSQAKAAELANTTVDVFQKEIPELMNLENVKPLSLAETVENPSPASPNILLNTAIALVLGAMVGIGLAFLLEYLDNTVKTEADIEKRIGIPVIGIISHMTEEDMKTSKQYAAPADKRQVRREYSGQKKKTV, translated from the coding sequence ATGGAAGAGACAATCTCTTTAAAGGAAATTTTCGCAGTATTGAAGAAACGGACACTAATGATTTTATCCTTAATCGTCAGTTTCGCTGCAATTGCTTTTTTAGTCAGTTATTTTTTGATTACCCCGACCTACCAAGCTAGTGCATCTGTCGTAGTCAACCAGGAAGAAAACGTGGACGTTTCCACTCTGAATAATGCCATCCAATCCAATATTAGCTTGATCAATACATATAAGATTGTCATGACAAGTCCAGTCATCCTGGACGAGGTCTCAAAGGAAATGAACTTATCCCTCTCTTCCAGTGAATTGGCAGAGAAGCTGGAAGTTGCCTCCGAAGCTGATACACAGATCATCACCGTAACAGCAACTGATACAAGCCAGGCAAAAGCTGCCGAACTTGCCAATACTACAGTGGATGTTTTCCAAAAAGAAATTCCGGAATTAATGAATTTAGAAAACGTTAAGCCTTTATCTTTAGCTGAAACAGTAGAAAATCCATCACCGGCTAGTCCAAACATCCTATTGAATACTGCTATTGCCCTTGTACTGGGCGCAATGGTGGGAATCGGTCTCGCATTCTTATTAGAGTATCTTGATAATACTGTTAAAACAGAGGCTGATATCGAGAAACGCATTGGCATACCAGTTATCGGTATCATTAGCCATATGACCGAGGAAGACATGAAAACGAGTAAGCAATATGCAGCACCTGCTGATAAGAGACAAGTTAGGAGAGAGTACAGTGGCCAAAAGAAAAAAACAGTTTAA
- a CDS encoding glycosyltransferase family 4 protein, which yields MNVAILCNEVKPIPAVEGGAVETLVELLLKNNENNKLINIDIYSKENQEAIKESKKYKNSLFYYIRYSKKPLIQKLLNKVYRIFKIPNYFDLFCFNAAREIRKKDYDWIIVENRPLFIFTLRRMGIKSKVALHLHNDFLNEKDYLTNEVISRYDKILGVSEYLSNKVKANKKNDKVHTFLNRVDVNLFSNKNSNKENNKINNETIILFHGRIIKEKGVYELIKAFNIAYKQNNKLRLLIAGEFSDKKYYKKVANLLSKTQHNNISLLGYLDHPSLAKIIQSADIVVLPSLWNEPFGLTIIESMAAGKPIISTNVGAIPEILGDSSGIVIENNSELIKNLSIEIINLANNIQKQKIYSDNALKKVMAKYNADYYLEDLIKILKQKEIG from the coding sequence ATGAATGTTGCAATTCTTTGCAATGAAGTTAAGCCTATCCCAGCAGTAGAAGGAGGTGCAGTTGAAACACTAGTAGAATTATTGTTGAAAAACAATGAAAATAATAAATTGATTAATATTGATATATATTCTAAAGAAAACCAAGAAGCAATTAAAGAAAGCAAGAAATACAAAAACTCGCTTTTTTATTACATTAGATATTCAAAAAAACCACTAATTCAAAAATTACTAAATAAAGTATATCGCATTTTTAAAATCCCGAATTATTTTGATTTATTCTGCTTTAATGCAGCACGTGAAATTAGAAAGAAAGATTACGACTGGATCATAGTAGAAAATAGACCTTTATTCATATTCACCTTAAGAAGGATGGGGATAAAGTCAAAGGTCGCATTACACCTTCATAATGATTTTCTTAATGAAAAAGACTATCTTACAAACGAAGTTATAAGTAGATACGACAAGATTTTAGGGGTTAGTGAATATTTATCAAATAAAGTAAAAGCTAACAAAAAAAATGATAAAGTACATACATTTCTTAATAGAGTAGACGTTAATCTTTTTAGTAACAAAAACAGTAACAAAGAAAATAATAAAATAAACAATGAAACGATAATTCTCTTTCATGGGAGAATCATTAAAGAAAAAGGTGTATATGAACTTATAAAAGCTTTTAATATAGCATATAAACAAAATAATAAGCTTAGATTATTAATAGCGGGTGAATTTTCGGACAAAAAATATTATAAAAAAGTAGCAAACTTGTTATCGAAAACACAGCACAATAATATTAGCTTACTTGGTTATTTAGATCATCCTTCACTTGCAAAGATCATACAATCAGCTGATATTGTGGTTTTACCCTCTCTGTGGAATGAACCATTCGGCCTTACAATAATTGAATCAATGGCAGCAGGTAAGCCTATAATATCGACTAATGTCGGTGCAATCCCAGAAATTCTTGGTGACTCTTCTGGGATCGTGATAGAGAATAACAGTGAGCTAATAAAAAATTTGTCTATTGAAATAATTAATCTCGCTAACAATATCCAAAAACAAAAGATATATTCTGACAATGCATTAAAAAAGGTAATGGCAAAATATAATGCGGACTATTACCTGGAAGACTTAATTAAAATTCTAAAACAAAAGGAAATAGGCTAA
- a CDS encoding CpsD/CapB family tyrosine-protein kinase, whose translation MAKRKKQFKTNVRSLITKFNPKSPISEQYRTIRTNIEFASVDATMRSLLVTSSGPSEGKSSTTANLAVVFAQQGKKVLLIDADLRKPTVHYTFKLDNRAGLSTVLVGEKPLEEATKETDVPNLDILTCGPIPPNPSELLGSNAMKQLILKAHETYDMVIFDTPPVLAVTDAQILANTCDGALIVVRSEQTEYDAIQKAKELLEPAHAKLLGIVLNDVAQKKSNTYYYYGS comes from the coding sequence GTGGCCAAAAGAAAAAAACAGTTTAAGACAAATGTCCGATCTCTCATAACAAAGTTCAATCCGAAATCTCCTATATCTGAGCAGTATCGTACAATCCGTACAAATATTGAATTTGCATCAGTGGATGCAACGATGCGTTCACTTCTAGTGACATCTTCTGGTCCATCCGAAGGGAAATCATCTACAACGGCAAACCTGGCTGTTGTCTTTGCGCAACAGGGTAAAAAGGTATTGTTAATTGATGCTGATTTACGTAAACCAACTGTACATTACACATTCAAGCTAGATAATCGTGCGGGTCTTAGCACTGTACTAGTAGGCGAGAAACCCTTAGAGGAAGCAACCAAAGAAACAGACGTTCCGAATCTAGACATTTTGACATGCGGACCTATTCCGCCGAACCCTTCTGAGCTATTGGGTTCTAACGCTATGAAACAATTGATTTTAAAAGCACATGAAACGTATGACATGGTTATCTTTGATACACCGCCAGTATTGGCTGTAACGGATGCACAGATCCTAGCTAATACGTGTGATGGTGCTCTGATCGTCGTGCGCAGCGAACAGACTGAGTATGATGCGATTCAAAAAGCAAAAGAGCTGCTTGAACCGGCACATGCTAAGCTTCTTGGAATTGTACTGAATGATGTAGCGCAAAAGAAATCGAATACTTACTACTACTATGGTAGTTAA
- a CDS encoding oligosaccharide flippase family protein, which translates to MNNLIKKFVGFSIGPLIGAFINLITIPLTTYFINPEEYGKASMFTVFQMMLATFIYLGIDQAYTREYHALSDKKKLFQNAISIPMTLSFLIIIISILLPDLISTMLFGDPAFKIASYLFGMMIFFMVIERFILLDLRMQEKAFEYSVLNILVKAVVLVVTLIFVLFIRRDFLAVVYSITIGQILGDLYLIVRYRKILSITPLNFDKKLLKGLIIFGFPIVIATSISSLLNSLDKILLRSLSDFTQVGIFTATLKVAAVLNIVQSSFTTFWVPNAYRWYEENKDIFYFKIISEIILLVMSVMFFAILFSKDLIVTILSTDYADAKYLVAFLCLQPIIYTISETTCLGIVFSRKSYLSVWVGLIALVPNTLLNLLLIPAYGAVGAAISTAFSYIVFFVVRSIFSYFNGMKISVRLHTYIFIILFATACLNSIDLKYIQLFNLIIFILIISLQSKTIRNVIHIFKHKEIYDFS; encoded by the coding sequence ATGAATAACCTAATTAAAAAATTTGTAGGGTTTTCCATAGGGCCGTTAATAGGCGCATTTATAAATCTTATAACAATTCCATTAACCACTTATTTTATTAATCCTGAAGAATATGGTAAAGCTAGCATGTTTACTGTGTTTCAAATGATGCTTGCTACATTTATCTATCTAGGTATAGATCAAGCATATACTAGAGAATATCATGCCTTATCAGACAAAAAAAAATTATTCCAGAATGCCATTAGCATTCCTATGACATTATCTTTTCTTATTATAATTATTTCAATCTTACTACCGGATCTTATATCAACTATGCTATTTGGAGATCCTGCATTTAAAATTGCCTCATATTTATTTGGTATGATGATATTTTTTATGGTAATTGAAAGATTTATTTTATTGGACTTAAGAATGCAAGAAAAAGCATTTGAATACTCTGTTTTAAATATCCTAGTGAAAGCAGTGGTACTTGTTGTCACTTTAATCTTTGTACTTTTTATTCGTAGGGATTTCTTGGCAGTAGTGTATTCAATTACTATTGGGCAAATTTTAGGGGATTTATATTTGATTGTAAGGTACAGAAAAATATTAAGTATCACTCCCTTAAATTTCGATAAAAAGTTATTAAAAGGTTTAATAATATTTGGGTTTCCTATAGTTATTGCTACATCTATTTCTAGTTTGTTAAATTCGTTAGATAAAATATTATTAAGATCCTTAAGCGATTTTACCCAAGTAGGCATCTTCACAGCGACACTAAAGGTTGCAGCAGTACTGAATATAGTTCAATCGAGCTTTACTACTTTTTGGGTACCAAATGCCTATCGGTGGTATGAAGAGAATAAGGATATATTTTACTTTAAGATAATCAGTGAAATAATTTTATTGGTTATGTCTGTTATGTTTTTCGCTATATTATTCAGTAAAGATTTAATTGTAACTATTCTCTCAACTGATTACGCAGATGCTAAGTATTTGGTTGCTTTTCTTTGTCTTCAGCCGATTATTTATACTATAAGTGAAACTACTTGCTTAGGTATTGTATTTAGCAGAAAAAGTTACCTGAGTGTTTGGGTAGGTTTGATAGCTTTAGTCCCTAACACACTTCTTAATTTACTCCTAATACCGGCATATGGGGCTGTTGGTGCCGCTATATCGACAGCATTTTCTTACATTGTATTTTTTGTAGTTAGATCAATTTTCTCTTATTTTAATGGTATGAAAATATCCGTAAGATTACACACTTATATTTTTATAATCTTATTTGCAACAGCATGTTTAAATTCAATTGACTTAAAGTATATTCAGTTATTCAATCTAATAATATTCATATTAATAATATCTCTACAAAGTAAGACAATTAGAAATGTTATTCATATTTTTAAACATAAAGAGATTTATGACTTTTCTTAA